One segment of Schistocerca cancellata isolate TAMUIC-IGC-003103 chromosome 2, iqSchCanc2.1, whole genome shotgun sequence DNA contains the following:
- the LOC126162616 gene encoding cuticle protein 21-like isoform X5, producing the protein MACKLIVLAAFVAVARAGYLGAPAVYAPGPAIAARAYAAPVAYAAPALRAAPVAYAAPAVRAAPVAVAAPAAVAAEYDPNPQYSYAYSVQDALTGDSKNQQESRSGDVVQGSYSLVEPDGSIRTVDYTADPVNGFNAVVHREAAAHPAPVVAKVAAPVAYAAPAIAKVAAPLAYAAPAYGKAILG; encoded by the exons ATGGCCTGCAAG CTGATCGTCCTCGCCGCCTTCGTGGCTGTTGCCCGCGCGGGCTACCTGGGTGCCCCCGCAGTCTACGCCCCCGGCCCAGCCATCGCCGCCcgcgcctacgccgcccccgtGGCGTACGCCGCCCCAGCCCTTCGTGCTGCTCCCGTGGCATACGCTGCCCCCGCCGTGAGAGCCGcccccgtcgccgtcgccgcccccgccgccgtggCCGCCGAGTACGACCCCAACCCCCAGTACAGCTACGCCTACAGCGTGCAGGACGCCCTCACCGGTGACTCCAAGAACCAGCAGGAGAGCCGCAGCGGTGACGTCGTCCAGGGCAGCTACAGCCTGGTCGAGCCCGACGGTTCCATCCGCACCGTCGACTACACCGCCGACCCCGTCAACGGCTTCAACGCCGTCGTGCACAGGGAGGCAGCTGCCCACCCCGCTCCCGTCGTCGCCAAGGTGGCCGCCCCcgtcgcctacgccgcccccgccatcgctAAGGTGGCCGCCCCCCTCGCCTACGCCGCCCCTGCCTACGGCAAGGCCATCCTGGGTTAA